The following proteins are encoded in a genomic region of Cryptomeria japonica chromosome 11, Sugi_1.0, whole genome shotgun sequence:
- the LOC131032663 gene encoding classical arabinogalactan protein 9-like: protein MVRRVPWGPLPRRPASVLAGTTTRHRLFPSASPPPVAAPSPLAVGPPDPPLAPGPLPASRRRAAHLRCWLPYRCPPAVSAIQSLCRPPALSAALPPPNRHFPTGPCPLPLLVARPPPLDS from the coding sequence atggtacgcagggtaccatggggcccctTGCCCCGCAGGCCTGCATCTGTCCTTGCAGGTACTACCACCCGGCACCGGCTGTTCCCTTCGGCCTCCCCGCCGCCTGTTGCTGCACCCAGCCCCTTGGCCGTCGGCCCTCCGGACCCTCCGCTGGCTCCTGGCCCCCTGCCGGCCTCCCGTCGCCGTGCCGCCCACCTACGTTGTTGGCTGCCTTACCGCTGCCCACCTGCAGTATCGGCTATCCAATCGCTGTGCCGCCCACCTGCGCTGTCGGCTGCCTTACCGCCACCCAACCGCCACTTCCCTACCGGGCCCTGCCCACTTCCGCTACTGGTTGCTCGACCACCGCCGCTTGACTCTTAG